One genomic segment of Paenibacillus xylanexedens includes these proteins:
- a CDS encoding peroxiredoxin has product MAERLVGRPAPDFAMETVSGDGQDFGSVKLSDYRGKWLVFFFYPLDFTFVCPTEITALSVASEQFKALDTEILGVSVDSVHSHKAWINTPVDSNGLGQLNFPLASDITKQVAKDYGVLIEEEGVALRGLFIIDPEGELKYQVVNHNDVGRSVEETLRVLQALQSGGLCAMNWKPGDTNL; this is encoded by the coding sequence ATGGCAGAACGTTTGGTAGGTAGACCAGCACCGGATTTCGCAATGGAAACAGTATCGGGAGACGGACAAGACTTTGGTTCCGTTAAACTGTCCGATTATCGTGGCAAATGGCTTGTATTCTTCTTTTATCCTTTGGACTTCACATTTGTGTGCCCAACTGAAATTACAGCTTTGAGCGTTGCTTCCGAGCAATTCAAAGCTTTGGATACAGAAATCCTTGGCGTGAGCGTAGACTCCGTACACAGCCACAAAGCATGGATCAACACACCTGTAGACAGCAATGGTCTGGGTCAATTGAACTTCCCACTGGCTTCCGATATCACGAAGCAAGTGGCTAAAGATTACGGCGTTCTGATCGAAGAAGAAGGCGTAGCATTGCGCGGTCTGTTCATCATCGATCCAGAAGGCGAATTGAAATATCAAGTGGTTAACCACAACGATGTAGGCCGTAGTGTTGAAGAAACACTTCGCGTACTGCAAGCACTGCAATCCGGCGGATTGTGTGCAATGAACTGGAAACCAGGCGACACTAACCTGTAA
- a CDS encoding DUF58 domain-containing protein produces the protein MALLWLVLVGGIVVVIHGVWFGRPALRKLRYSRQFSKLRCYAGDGLEMVETISNEKRVSVPWLRLESMMPVSFVFRSGSGMDISQGEIYQNHKSIFTLKPFTRITRKHPFTCTQRGIYPLNTATMTGGDLFGVWRSTKPIPLEMSMIVYPSLVNAEDLPAIYQVWQGEVEVSRWIVEDPFLILGVRPYGAGDPMNRIHWKASARTGELQVYKQGWTADPQSWIVVNIQESADMWSVVTRPEKIERALRYAATAAVDAIGRGLPAGFAHNGYHVGGGRDTLRIEPDYGTPHLERLLEAMAETELKCMVPMEQFLNDEVRLNEEAQQIRSYLLITSYVSAAMEHEIARLHEQGHRVTILPVEDVKGNTKAVSA, from the coding sequence ATGGCATTATTATGGCTTGTCCTTGTTGGAGGCATTGTCGTTGTTATACATGGTGTGTGGTTTGGACGACCTGCACTGCGAAAACTCAGGTACAGCAGACAATTCAGCAAGCTGCGTTGTTACGCTGGAGATGGACTTGAGATGGTGGAGACGATATCGAATGAGAAACGAGTCTCCGTACCGTGGCTCAGACTTGAATCGATGATGCCAGTGTCGTTTGTATTTCGTTCCGGTTCAGGTATGGATATTAGTCAAGGCGAAATCTATCAGAACCATAAGAGTATTTTTACGTTAAAACCGTTTACTCGTATTACGCGCAAGCATCCTTTTACATGTACTCAGCGTGGGATTTATCCATTAAATACAGCAACGATGACAGGTGGGGATCTCTTTGGTGTGTGGCGTTCCACCAAACCGATTCCTTTGGAAATGTCTATGATTGTGTATCCTTCATTAGTGAATGCAGAGGATCTTCCTGCAATTTATCAGGTATGGCAGGGAGAAGTGGAAGTATCACGATGGATCGTTGAAGATCCTTTCTTGATTCTGGGTGTTCGGCCTTATGGTGCAGGCGACCCCATGAATCGTATTCACTGGAAAGCGAGTGCACGTACAGGTGAATTACAAGTCTACAAACAGGGGTGGACGGCTGATCCGCAATCCTGGATTGTAGTCAACATTCAGGAATCTGCAGATATGTGGAGTGTTGTTACTCGACCGGAAAAGATTGAACGGGCACTTCGTTACGCTGCCACGGCTGCAGTGGATGCCATCGGTAGAGGGTTGCCAGCAGGTTTCGCCCATAATGGTTATCATGTGGGTGGAGGCCGCGATACGCTTCGGATTGAGCCGGATTATGGCACGCCCCATCTGGAACGGTTACTGGAAGCTATGGCTGAGACAGAGTTGAAATGCATGGTGCCCATGGAGCAATTCCTGAATGATGAAGTACGTCTGAATGAAGAAGCACAGCAAATCCGCAGCTATCTGCTGATTACATCCTATGTATCTGCCGCTATGGAGCACGAGATTGCACGTCTGCACGAACAAGGACATCGTGTAACGATTCTCCCGGTAGAGGACGTGAAGGGCAATACAAAGGCGGTGAGTGCATGA
- the leuB gene encoding 3-isopropylmalate dehydrogenase, giving the protein MADVKKIAVIAGDGIGPEVVAEAEKVLKRTEEVFGYRFETEHALFGGIAIDEKGTPLPEETLSVCKSADAVLLGAVGGPKWDNNSKELRPETGLLGIRKALGLFSNLRPAVVFDCLKDASTLKPEVLEGTDLMVVRELTGGIYFGEKFRRESAQGEEAVDTCAYNVTEVERIVRQAFEIAQGRRKKLASVDKANVLETSRLWREVVNRVAPDYPDVELEHVLVDNCAMQLLRRPSSFDVIVTENMFGDILSDEAAMLTGSIGMLASASLGEGSFGLYEPVHGSAPDIAGQGLANPIATILSLALMFRTTFGYAEGADAIEAAVSDVLNAGHRTSDIAVDKSTAISTTEMGDLIVAAIQKQA; this is encoded by the coding sequence ATGGCAGACGTAAAAAAAATTGCAGTTATTGCAGGTGACGGAATTGGCCCTGAAGTCGTAGCTGAGGCTGAGAAAGTTCTTAAACGTACGGAGGAAGTATTTGGTTATCGTTTTGAGACAGAGCATGCGTTGTTTGGCGGAATCGCGATAGATGAGAAGGGTACACCTCTTCCTGAAGAAACACTGAGCGTATGTAAAAGTGCAGATGCAGTCCTGCTTGGAGCGGTTGGTGGTCCTAAATGGGATAACAACAGCAAGGAGCTTCGCCCGGAAACAGGCCTGCTGGGTATTCGCAAAGCACTTGGATTGTTCTCCAACCTGCGTCCGGCTGTTGTATTTGATTGCCTGAAGGATGCTTCAACTCTGAAGCCTGAAGTACTGGAAGGTACAGATCTGATGGTGGTACGTGAGTTGACAGGTGGTATCTACTTCGGAGAGAAGTTCAGACGTGAAAGTGCACAGGGCGAAGAGGCTGTGGATACATGTGCATATAATGTAACAGAAGTGGAGCGGATCGTTCGTCAGGCGTTCGAAATTGCGCAAGGGCGTCGCAAAAAGCTGGCTTCTGTAGACAAAGCCAACGTATTGGAAACTTCCCGTCTCTGGCGTGAAGTCGTGAACCGGGTAGCACCGGATTATCCGGATGTTGAACTGGAGCATGTACTGGTAGACAACTGCGCGATGCAATTGCTGCGTCGTCCGTCCAGCTTTGATGTCATCGTAACGGAAAACATGTTTGGAGATATCTTGAGTGATGAAGCAGCGATGTTGACAGGTTCCATCGGTATGCTCGCATCTGCATCACTGGGAGAGGGCAGCTTTGGACTCTATGAGCCGGTACACGGTTCTGCACCGGATATCGCAGGTCAAGGCCTCGCTAATCCGATTGCAACCATTCTCTCTTTGGCATTGATGTTCCGTACAACCTTTGGTTATGCAGAAGGTGCGGATGCCATTGAAGCAGCTGTGTCGGATGTATTGAACGCAGGACACCGTACGAGTGATATTGCTGTAGACAAGAGCACAGCGATCAGCACGACCGAAATGGGCGATTTGATCGTGGCGGCTATTCAGAAACAGGCGTAA
- a CDS encoding aldo/keto reductase, producing MQYSYLGKSGLKVSRICLGTMNFGPATDEKEAFRIMDAALDAGVNFFDTANIYGWGENSGLTEEIIGRWFNQGGGRREKVVLATKVYGSMHDDTDGPNNEAGLSAYKIRRHLEGSLRRLQTDHIELYQMHHVDPAISWDELWGSFENAVHQGKIGYVGSSNFAAWQIAIAQSEAKNRHFLGLVSEQHKYSLNCRLPELEVLPAAKELGLGVIPWSPLDGGLLGRNALQKLEGTRSGGIAGRIEQQQTQLEDFAALCRDLGEPQDTVALAWVAANPAVTAPIIGPRTLEQFETALKCLDVTLDEAVLKRLDEIFPGPGGHAPNAYAW from the coding sequence ATGCAATATTCGTATTTGGGTAAATCAGGCCTCAAGGTCAGCCGAATCTGTCTCGGTACCATGAATTTCGGGCCTGCTACAGATGAAAAAGAAGCTTTCCGCATTATGGACGCAGCACTTGATGCAGGCGTGAACTTTTTTGATACCGCTAACATCTACGGTTGGGGTGAAAATTCCGGCCTTACCGAAGAAATTATCGGACGTTGGTTCAACCAAGGTGGTGGCCGACGTGAGAAAGTGGTTCTGGCCACCAAAGTCTATGGCTCCATGCATGATGATACAGATGGCCCCAACAACGAAGCTGGCCTCTCCGCCTACAAAATCAGACGGCATCTGGAGGGTTCACTCCGCCGCTTACAGACCGATCATATCGAGCTATACCAGATGCATCATGTAGACCCTGCCATATCGTGGGACGAGCTGTGGGGTTCGTTCGAGAATGCCGTTCATCAGGGTAAAATCGGTTATGTAGGATCGAGTAACTTTGCTGCATGGCAGATTGCAATCGCTCAAAGTGAAGCCAAGAATCGTCATTTCCTCGGCCTGGTTTCCGAACAACATAAATATAGCCTCAACTGTCGTTTGCCTGAGTTGGAAGTACTGCCCGCAGCCAAAGAGCTGGGCCTCGGCGTCATTCCATGGAGTCCACTGGATGGTGGATTACTGGGACGTAACGCTCTGCAGAAACTGGAAGGAACACGCAGTGGGGGCATCGCTGGACGGATCGAGCAGCAGCAAACTCAGCTTGAAGACTTTGCCGCACTGTGTCGTGATCTCGGTGAACCACAGGATACGGTGGCTTTGGCATGGGTTGCAGCCAATCCGGCAGTGACCGCCCCGATTATCGGACCACGTACGCTGGAGCAGTTTGAGACCGCACTCAAATGTCTGGATGTAACTTTGGATGAAGCCGTGCTCAAACGTCTGGATGAGATTTTCCCAGGTCCAGGTGGACATGCACCTAATGCATACGCGTGGTAA
- a CDS encoding DUF4129 domain-containing protein: protein MRNRPVATTTGLIAMLAVLMAGIYLFPIFTLASFYAMEHLPYTLFILVVLVGWLGQFIQHKIPGFSEKNTLIRGLAALVIGFLFALVVGMSLILPLPDIITLVLCGVISAYAGLTFQPVFHSVLLWRLQIMGVISAIVLMIASNSLEFMQPIRTYTLWIYIAGVISFAFWLVGRYMLQLDQAILNDSKRRLVLRDFARANHQRFMWMFIVIVAIGAFPSLAAWLGPLRDRLLAWIRGWFGPISGEEPRLPMDNPNQQLNIPNDWREPPSEPSVFWNILGWVVMCAVAGAILWLLLRLGQKTINRLMDRFKGMLQPGEKKAEPRTEYIDVSETLDAPAKVRKNWFRKKEAPPAQDAERVRYYYRTWIERAAHRGVEIQGTHTPLEAAQTIIQNGVKLEEDELSARLPETYNAVRYGEKAPDRSDMVEIDRIWRSYRSK from the coding sequence ATGAGGAACAGACCGGTAGCAACGACCACAGGACTCATAGCGATGCTTGCCGTCTTGATGGCTGGCATATACCTTTTTCCGATATTTACGCTTGCTTCATTCTACGCAATGGAACATTTGCCGTACACATTATTCATCCTGGTTGTTCTTGTAGGTTGGTTGGGACAGTTCATTCAGCATAAAATTCCAGGTTTTAGCGAGAAAAATACACTCATTCGTGGACTAGCGGCACTCGTCATAGGATTTCTCTTCGCACTCGTTGTTGGGATGAGCCTTATTCTCCCGTTGCCGGATATCATCACATTGGTACTGTGTGGAGTCATCTCGGCTTATGCAGGTCTGACCTTCCAGCCAGTCTTTCATTCAGTGTTGTTATGGCGTTTGCAGATTATGGGTGTAATCAGTGCAATCGTGCTTATGATTGCTTCGAACTCGTTGGAATTCATGCAACCGATACGTACCTATACCCTATGGATCTATATTGCGGGAGTGATTAGTTTTGCCTTTTGGCTGGTTGGACGATATATGCTGCAACTGGATCAGGCAATACTCAATGACAGCAAGAGAAGATTGGTATTGAGAGATTTTGCACGTGCGAATCATCAGCGGTTCATGTGGATGTTTATTGTTATCGTTGCAATCGGTGCTTTCCCAAGTCTCGCTGCCTGGCTGGGGCCGCTACGTGACCGCTTGCTTGCATGGATCAGGGGATGGTTTGGTCCGATTTCCGGCGAGGAGCCGCGATTACCAATGGACAACCCCAATCAGCAGTTAAATATACCGAATGACTGGAGAGAGCCGCCATCCGAGCCCTCAGTCTTCTGGAACATCCTCGGTTGGGTAGTGATGTGTGCTGTAGCAGGAGCAATTCTGTGGCTGCTTCTGAGGTTGGGACAAAAAACGATAAACAGACTTATGGACCGATTCAAGGGGATGTTACAACCAGGTGAAAAGAAGGCAGAACCACGGACGGAGTATATCGATGTCAGTGAGACGCTTGATGCGCCAGCAAAAGTCCGAAAGAATTGGTTTCGCAAGAAAGAGGCGCCACCTGCGCAGGATGCTGAACGTGTTCGCTATTATTATCGGACTTGGATTGAAAGAGCCGCTCATCGAGGCGTGGAAATACAGGGGACGCACACTCCGCTGGAGGCTGCACAGACCATTATTCAGAATGGTGTGAAGTTAGAAGAAGATGAGCTGTCTGCGAGACTGCCAGAAACGTATAATGCCGTCCGTTATGGAGAGAAAGCTCCCGATCGTTCCGATATGGTTGAGATTGACCGAATCTGGAGATCTTATCGAAGTAAATAA
- a CDS encoding 2-isopropylmalate synthase, producing the protein MRKIYVFDTTLRDGEQSPGVNLNTREKVEIAHQLERLGIDRMEAGFPAASPGDLAAVNAVANAVKNVTVIGLSRSREQDIDAVKEALKGAQDPCIHVFLATSPIHRQHKLRMDKAQVLDTARSAIRYAKKTFSKIEFSLEDAGRTEYDFLVEMVNMAVEEGAAVVNIPDTVGYLSPYEYGNIFKHLKENVHGIEKVQLSAHCHNDLGMATANTLAAILNGADQIEGTINGIGERAGNTAIEEIAMALETRQEFFQAKTSLQLSEIARTSRLVSRLTGMVVPGNKAIVGANAFAHESGIHQDGMLKEKTTYEIMTPESIGLKESKLVLGKHSGRHAFRERLIDLGYELEEEALNRAFAQFKDLADKKKEVTDEDLLAVIEEKLQDAPEVYKLESIFVTYGDESVPTAKVRIATLDGDTIEKQAEGNGSVDAIYNAIDQVSGEDVTLSDYSIKSVTHGKDALGEVHVVLTQNQVSVQGRGVSTDILGASARAYVDGLNQLIEKRKTYTNRVNVNL; encoded by the coding sequence GTGCGTAAAATCTATGTATTTGACACAACGCTACGTGATGGAGAGCAATCCCCGGGAGTCAATCTGAACACTCGTGAAAAGGTGGAAATTGCCCATCAGCTCGAGCGGCTTGGCATTGACCGGATGGAAGCGGGTTTCCCGGCGGCATCTCCAGGTGATCTGGCAGCTGTCAATGCAGTAGCAAATGCGGTCAAAAATGTGACTGTAATTGGCTTGTCCCGTTCCAGAGAGCAAGACATTGATGCGGTTAAGGAAGCACTTAAAGGTGCACAGGACCCGTGCATTCACGTTTTCCTGGCAACTTCACCTATTCACCGCCAACATAAATTGCGCATGGACAAAGCGCAGGTACTGGATACAGCTCGTTCTGCGATTCGTTATGCAAAGAAAACATTCTCGAAGATTGAATTCTCACTTGAGGATGCAGGTCGTACTGAGTATGATTTCCTCGTGGAAATGGTGAATATGGCTGTTGAAGAAGGTGCAGCTGTCGTGAATATTCCAGATACGGTTGGTTACCTGAGCCCATATGAATACGGAAACATTTTCAAACATCTCAAGGAGAATGTACACGGTATTGAAAAGGTACAGCTGAGTGCCCACTGCCATAATGACTTGGGTATGGCGACGGCCAATACACTTGCAGCCATTCTCAACGGAGCTGATCAGATCGAAGGTACGATCAATGGCATTGGTGAACGTGCCGGAAACACGGCGATCGAGGAAATTGCTATGGCGCTGGAGACACGTCAGGAGTTTTTCCAAGCGAAAACATCGCTGCAGTTGTCTGAAATTGCACGGACCAGTCGTTTGGTTAGCCGTTTGACAGGTATGGTTGTGCCTGGAAACAAAGCCATTGTTGGGGCAAATGCCTTCGCACATGAATCCGGCATTCACCAGGATGGTATGCTGAAGGAAAAAACCACGTACGAGATCATGACCCCAGAGTCCATCGGTCTGAAGGAAAGTAAACTTGTACTGGGTAAACATTCTGGTCGTCATGCCTTCCGTGAACGGTTGATTGATCTGGGATATGAGCTGGAAGAAGAAGCATTGAATCGGGCTTTCGCCCAGTTCAAAGATCTGGCTGATAAGAAAAAAGAAGTTACTGACGAAGATCTGCTTGCCGTAATTGAAGAGAAATTGCAGGATGCACCTGAGGTGTATAAACTGGAATCCATCTTCGTAACGTACGGAGACGAATCGGTACCAACGGCCAAAGTCCGCATTGCAACGCTTGACGGGGATACAATTGAGAAGCAAGCAGAGGGTAACGGATCGGTAGATGCGATCTACAATGCGATTGACCAAGTGAGTGGGGAAGATGTAACGTTGTCTGACTACTCCATCAAATCGGTAACGCATGGTAAGGATGCATTGGGTGAAGTGCATGTTGTGCTGACTCAGAATCAGGTTTCGGTACAAGGACGTGGCGTAAGCACAGATATATTGGGTGCAAGTGCACGTGCCTATGTAGACGGCCTGAATCAATTGATTGAGAAGCGCAAGACATACACGAACCGTGTAAACGTTAATCTGTAG
- a CDS encoding AAA family ATPase, whose translation MEIQGMERMNQQLMDHVGKVIVGKEHTIELVMTAIIASGHVLLEDVPGTGKTMLAKSVASSLDCTFQRIQFTPDLLPSDLTGIHFFNQKEGDFEFRPGPLFANLVLADEINRATPRTQSSLLECMEERQISIDGSTRQLERPFIVIATQNPVDNQGTFPLPEAQMDRFMMKIRMGYPSSEESVEILRRTVASRSVDDLSAVISREELLKAQDTYKTVQINEDLLRYIIQLTEATRQHPELSLGVSPRGAQALLKASQAWAALHGRDFVLPDDIKVLAEPVLAHRLVFRNRIRQQEGLAERIIQELLNQTEVPTENLATSGR comes from the coding sequence ATGGAAATCCAAGGAATGGAACGAATGAATCAACAACTGATGGATCACGTGGGAAAAGTGATTGTGGGAAAAGAGCATACGATAGAGCTGGTGATGACAGCGATCATAGCGTCAGGACATGTGCTGCTGGAGGATGTACCGGGTACTGGGAAAACGATGCTCGCCAAATCGGTAGCCTCTTCATTGGACTGCACATTCCAACGGATACAGTTTACACCGGACTTGCTGCCCTCTGACTTAACAGGGATTCATTTTTTTAATCAAAAAGAAGGGGATTTTGAATTCCGACCCGGCCCCTTGTTTGCCAATCTTGTATTAGCCGATGAGATTAACCGTGCTACACCGCGTACACAATCAAGCTTGCTGGAGTGTATGGAAGAGCGGCAGATCAGTATCGACGGTTCAACGAGACAACTGGAACGGCCATTTATCGTTATTGCTACCCAAAATCCTGTAGATAACCAGGGAACTTTTCCACTACCTGAAGCGCAGATGGATCGTTTTATGATGAAAATTCGCATGGGTTATCCAAGCAGTGAAGAGAGTGTAGAAATTTTGAGACGTACGGTAGCCAGTCGTTCTGTTGATGATCTCTCGGCAGTGATCAGTCGTGAAGAACTTTTGAAGGCGCAGGATACGTATAAAACAGTGCAAATCAACGAAGATTTGCTACGATATATCATTCAGTTAACCGAAGCAACAAGGCAACATCCCGAGCTTTCGCTTGGCGTAAGTCCACGAGGGGCTCAGGCATTACTCAAGGCAAGTCAGGCATGGGCTGCACTGCATGGCAGAGACTTTGTTTTGCCTGATGATATTAAAGTACTGGCGGAACCTGTGCTGGCGCACCGACTGGTATTCCGTAACCGGATCAGACAACAAGAGGGCTTGGCGGAGCGTATCATCCAGGAACTTCTGAATCAGACAGAAGTGCCTACGGAGAATCTCGCTACAAGCGGGCGTTAA
- a CDS encoding aldolase catalytic domain-containing protein — MKTNHCKIVDCTIRDGGLVNNWDFSVDFVQQLYAGLNEAGVDYMEIGYKNSPKLLKGAEEAGPWRFLNDDFLRKVIPQKGNTKLSALVDVGRVDENDILPRSESMLDLIRVACYSKDVDKALALVQTFHDRGYETTLNIMALSNVMENELLEAFELIKESAVDVVYIVDSYGSLDHNDVKYLVEKFKTHLPNKRLGVHTHNNMQLAFSNTLVAAELGVELLDASVYGMGRAAGNCPTELLVAHLKGTKYNLRPVLGVLEQLMVPLREKEEWGYILPYMITGALDEHPRSAMAIRSSEDKDKVVDFYDKLTTPEVNFDK; from the coding sequence ATGAAGACAAATCATTGCAAAATTGTAGATTGTACGATCCGTGATGGCGGATTGGTGAATAATTGGGACTTTAGCGTGGACTTTGTTCAACAGCTATATGCTGGATTGAATGAAGCTGGCGTTGATTATATGGAAATTGGATATAAAAACTCTCCGAAGTTGCTTAAAGGCGCCGAGGAAGCAGGACCATGGCGTTTCCTGAACGATGATTTCCTGCGTAAAGTTATTCCTCAAAAAGGCAATACCAAATTGTCTGCACTGGTTGACGTTGGACGTGTGGACGAAAATGATATCTTGCCTCGCAGTGAGAGCATGCTGGATCTGATCCGGGTTGCCTGCTACAGCAAAGATGTAGACAAGGCACTTGCACTGGTTCAAACATTCCATGATCGTGGATATGAAACTACACTTAATATTATGGCACTCTCCAATGTTATGGAGAATGAATTGCTGGAAGCATTTGAATTGATCAAAGAAAGCGCTGTGGATGTTGTTTACATTGTAGACTCCTACGGTAGCTTGGACCATAATGATGTGAAATATCTGGTAGAAAAGTTCAAGACTCACTTGCCTAACAAGCGTCTTGGTGTTCACACACATAATAATATGCAACTTGCGTTTTCTAACACATTGGTTGCGGCAGAACTTGGCGTTGAACTGCTTGATGCTTCTGTGTATGGTATGGGCCGTGCTGCTGGAAACTGTCCAACCGAATTGCTCGTGGCTCATCTGAAAGGAACAAAATACAATCTGCGTCCAGTACTTGGTGTATTGGAACAGTTGATGGTTCCGCTCAGAGAAAAAGAAGAATGGGGTTACATTCTGCCTTACATGATTACAGGTGCGTTGGACGAGCATCCACGTTCAGCGATGGCGATTCGCTCATCGGAAGACAAGGATAAGGTTGTTGATTTCTATGATAAATTAACAACACCAGAAGTGAATTTTGATAAGTAA
- a CDS encoding PAS domain-containing sensor histidine kinase: protein MISEFQDTVPQPTDGFPPVHLDNNKYENVLEHLDSGIMLFDSHGVLTFINVQMAKLLELPRSLLSGCTLMQMLHHPQMSRFKKKKILRIYRETIFHRKRYHELIDEYGRHWLVTVTYGDQMDGDFLFSVKDVSDYKQIEQTAYQNDKLAMLGRISASIAHEIRNPLTAIRGFIQLLRPHLLQLGKDEYARIILTEIDRANDIIYEFLNSSKPSAPQKTVISVDSLLKEVVLLTESEGLMKGCEIVLDEGDAPLNVSIDVKQIKQVILNMVKNAMDAIEEVGEEHTGLIRISTATENKFVQISIADNGHGMDHNTLVRLFDPFFTTKESGTGLGLSVSYRIIKNHGGTISVDSKKGEGTRFIIMLPLVY from the coding sequence ATGATTAGTGAATTTCAGGATACAGTGCCTCAACCAACGGATGGTTTCCCGCCTGTGCATCTGGATAACAACAAGTACGAGAATGTACTGGAACATCTGGATAGCGGTATTATGTTGTTTGACAGTCACGGTGTATTGACGTTTATTAACGTTCAGATGGCAAAGTTGTTGGAGCTTCCACGAAGTCTGTTGAGCGGCTGCACCCTGATGCAAATGCTGCATCATCCGCAGATGAGCCGATTCAAGAAAAAGAAAATTTTACGTATCTATCGGGAAACTATTTTTCACCGTAAGCGCTATCATGAGTTGATTGATGAATACGGAAGGCATTGGCTGGTTACTGTGACGTACGGTGATCAGATGGATGGCGACTTCTTGTTCAGCGTCAAAGATGTATCTGATTATAAACAAATTGAACAGACCGCTTATCAAAATGACAAACTTGCGATGCTGGGGCGGATTTCAGCATCTATTGCTCATGAAATTCGTAATCCGTTGACTGCAATCCGTGGGTTCATCCAATTGCTCAGACCCCATTTGCTGCAGCTCGGCAAAGACGAGTACGCTCGAATCATACTGACGGAGATTGATCGGGCGAATGACATCATCTACGAATTTCTGAATTCTTCCAAACCGTCAGCTCCACAGAAGACCGTGATATCCGTCGACTCTTTGCTCAAAGAGGTGGTCTTGCTGACCGAAAGCGAAGGGTTGATGAAGGGATGCGAGATCGTACTGGATGAAGGGGATGCCCCGCTGAATGTGTCCATTGATGTCAAACAGATTAAGCAGGTTATTTTGAATATGGTGAAAAACGCAATGGATGCCATTGAGGAAGTTGGCGAAGAACATACGGGTCTAATTCGAATATCTACCGCCACGGAAAACAAGTTCGTGCAGATCTCCATCGCGGATAACGGTCATGGGATGGACCATAACACGCTTGTACGTCTGTTTGATCCATTCTTCACGACCAAGGAGAGCGGAACGGGGCTTGGACTTTCGGTGAGTTACCGAATCATCAAGAACCATGGAGGCACCATCTCTGTGGATAGCAAAAAGGGCGAAGGCACGCGGTTTATAATTATGTTACCCTTGGTATATTGA